A single region of the Leucoraja erinacea ecotype New England unplaced genomic scaffold, Leri_hhj_1 Leri_850S, whole genome shotgun sequence genome encodes:
- the LOC129694905 gene encoding uncharacterized protein LOC129694905 isoform X2, which produces MMKFHLLILTFGTVTELPRPTITLTPNGPFEEGNNSRIDCRIPGQYTSSKIYLKRYHQLISEVTQTLNADEDTATFHFKNISSENQGSYRCFYQANTLGRWMTSELSEPVEFIVKDKDSSEKPSLPENVWTWVAFVAGGIIMVVITITVVWYFYRKIAKYRRDTNYRNHFWTSRARTDTISIRQSFRFSRDLGNLRENGADDLYDANQNSEYRNESADTENGSNSKPYFITFKEL; this is translated from the exons GAACCGTGACTGAGCTGCCGAGGCCTACCATAACTCTAACGCCAAACGGACCCTTTGAGGAAGGCAACAACAGTCGGATTGACTGCAGAATCCCCGGTCAATATACTTCAAGTAAAATTTACCTCAAACGATACCACCAACTAATCTCTGAAGTTACACAGACTCTCAACGCTGATGAAGACACAGCGACTTTTCATTTCAAAAATATCTCTTCAGAGAACCAAGGATCATATCGATGCTTCTACCAGGCGAATACTTTGGGACGATGGATGACTTCGGAACTTAGCGAGCCAGTGGAATTTATTGTAAAAG ATAAAGACTCATCTGAGAAGCCAAGTTTACCAG agaatgTCTGGACCTGGGTTGCCTTTGTGGCTGGTGGCATCATTATGGTGGTGATTACTATTACAGTCGTCTGGTATTTTTACAGAAAGATCG CAAAGTACAGAAGGGATACAAATTACAG AAATCATTTTTGGACAAGCCGAGCAAGAACTG ATACCATCAGCATTAGACAATCCTTCAGGTTTTCGAGA GATTTGGGAAATCTTCGGGAAAATGGAGCGGACGATCTCTACGACGCCAATCAGAATTCGGAGTATCGGAATGAATCGGCAGACACGGAGAATGGGTCAAACTCAAAACCATATTTCATAACCTTCAAGGAACTGTAG
- the LOC129694906 gene encoding clarin-1-like: MADRQTRVIFTGGALLSFASVLTALVALGTQSWVEGTLLCKTGVQLVNASGAELHKFIGAISYGMFHGQRLRECVLGGRHFQITFFPTLLDGIPAGLHVLVLLFAAAAIVFALVATGFFMFNAFGRSYETLHGPVGLYLWNAIACSCGFMVMILFTSEVKIHRLSEKIANYKEESFVFKTYTEVFGYSFWLVFACTMIHCSNILLIRSIGIQFPFLMSKSTNSSDGGVDLMY; this comes from the coding sequence ATGGCCGATAGGCAAACGCGGGTGATTTTCACCGGAGGAGCTTTATTGAGCTTCGCCTCTGTTTTGACTGCCCTGGTGGCTCTGGGCACTCAGTCCTGGGTCGAAGGAACCTTGCTGTGTAAGACCGGCGTGCAACTTGTCAACGCCTCGGGAGCAGAGCTACACAAATTCATTGGGGCCATCAGTTACGGCATGTTCCATGGCCAGAGACTCCGAGAATGTGTTCTCGGCGGGCGACACTTCCAAATTACCTTTTTTCCAACCCTTTTGGACGGCATACCTGCAGGTCTTCACGTACTGGTTCTACTGTTTGCTGCAGCAGCCATTGTGTTTGCGCTGGTGGCCACTGGATTCTTCATGTTCAATGCTTTTGGAAGATCTTACGAGACCCTCCATGGTCCTGTGGGCTTATACCTCTGGAATGCCATTGCATGttcgtgtggttttatggtgatgATCCTGTTTACCTCCGAAGTGAAGATTCATCGTCTGTCTGAGAAAATTGCAAATTACAAAGAAGAAAGCTTTGTCTTCAAGACATACACTGAAGTGTTTGGATATTCCTTCTGGCTTGTCTTCGCATGCACGATGATACACTGCAGTAACATACTGCTCATAAGGTCAATAGGAATCCAATTTCCTTTCTTGATGTCAAAAAGCACCAATTCGAGCGATGGGGGAGTTGACCTAATGTACTGA
- the LOC129694905 gene encoding uncharacterized protein LOC129694905 isoform X1: MMKFHLLILTFGELCQGTAYLRTGTVTELPRPTITLTPNGPFEEGNNSRIDCRIPGQYTSSKIYLKRYHQLISEVTQTLNADEDTATFHFKNISSENQGSYRCFYQANTLGRWMTSELSEPVEFIVKDKDSSEKPSLPENVWTWVAFVAGGIIMVVITITVVWYFYRKIAKYRRDTNYRNHFWTSRARTDTISIRQSFRFSRDLGNLRENGADDLYDANQNSEYRNESADTENGSNSKPYFITFKEL, encoded by the exons GAACCGTGACTGAGCTGCCGAGGCCTACCATAACTCTAACGCCAAACGGACCCTTTGAGGAAGGCAACAACAGTCGGATTGACTGCAGAATCCCCGGTCAATATACTTCAAGTAAAATTTACCTCAAACGATACCACCAACTAATCTCTGAAGTTACACAGACTCTCAACGCTGATGAAGACACAGCGACTTTTCATTTCAAAAATATCTCTTCAGAGAACCAAGGATCATATCGATGCTTCTACCAGGCGAATACTTTGGGACGATGGATGACTTCGGAACTTAGCGAGCCAGTGGAATTTATTGTAAAAG ATAAAGACTCATCTGAGAAGCCAAGTTTACCAG agaatgTCTGGACCTGGGTTGCCTTTGTGGCTGGTGGCATCATTATGGTGGTGATTACTATTACAGTCGTCTGGTATTTTTACAGAAAGATCG CAAAGTACAGAAGGGATACAAATTACAG AAATCATTTTTGGACAAGCCGAGCAAGAACTG ATACCATCAGCATTAGACAATCCTTCAGGTTTTCGAGA GATTTGGGAAATCTTCGGGAAAATGGAGCGGACGATCTCTACGACGCCAATCAGAATTCGGAGTATCGGAATGAATCGGCAGACACGGAGAATGGGTCAAACTCAAAACCATATTTCATAACCTTCAAGGAACTGTAG